In a single window of the Biomphalaria glabrata chromosome 5, xgBioGlab47.1, whole genome shotgun sequence genome:
- the LOC106064998 gene encoding poly(U)-specific endoribonuclease-A-like, with translation MASNFAEDAELSQIINKLWELDDNKCFPDVDYEIDLQGSVYSTRDVSEDHAKNSLFKWVNEDKVFSRPTYKAFRALLDNYEMELGQEEVVTREELKENQDFLNAILATKVMKEAHKYLVSKRVAPEDKQQFKAMLNDIWFKMFRRQASRGADSCSFEHVFVGEGRDTEMIGLHNWIQFYLQEKAGNINYNGHFRKETVKDDSVIRLLAVQFTWKGIKAKPFCSVFIGSSPEFEVAAYTICLLLDRDGKADIKIGEYEVELTVHSFGRQRKLGTAYIAAARMETYAKKRNW, from the exons ATGGCAAGCAA TTTTGCAGAAGATGCGGAGCTGTCACAGATAATCAATAAGCTTTGGGAATTAGATGACAATAAATGTTTTCCTGATGTGGATTATGAAATAGATTTACAAG GTTCTGTGTACAGCACCAGAGATGTGAGTGAAGATCATGCCAAAAATTCCCTCTTTAAATGGGTCAATGAAGATAAAGTATTCAGCAGACCAACATATAAAG CTTTTAGAGCACTCTTAGACAATTATGAAATGGAACTGGGTCAAGAGGAAGTGGTTACCAGAGAAGAGCTGAAAGAGAATCAAGATTTTCTGAATGCCATTCTGGCCACCAAAGTCATGAAGGAAGCTCACAAATATTTAGTTTCCAAAAGAGTTGCTCCTGAGGACAAGCAGCAGTTCAAAGCAATGCTCAATGATATCTGGTTTAAAATGTTCAGGCGCCAGGCATCAAG AGGAGCTGACTCTTGCAGTTTTGAGCATGTTTTTGTTGGTGAAGGTCGTGATACAGAAATGATAGGTCTTCATAACTGGATACAATTTTATCTTCAGGAAAAAGCAGGCAATATTAATTACAATGGTCATTTCCGTAAAGAGACG gttaaAGATGACTCAGTAATTCGCCTTCTGGCTGTGCAGTTTACCTGGAAAGGTATCAAAGCAAAACCTTTTTGCAGTGTCTTTATAGGATCAAGTCCTGAGTTTGAAGTAGCAGCATACACTATTTGTCTCCTTCTGGACAGAGATGGGAAGGCAGATATAAAGATAGGCGAGTATGAGGTAGAACTGACCGTCCATAGTTTTGGCAGGCAGCGAAAGCTCGGCACAGCATACATTGCTGCAGCTCGCATGGAGACTTAcgctaaaaaaagaaattggtaA
- the LOC106064999 gene encoding CXXC motif containing zinc binding protein-like isoform X2, protein MKTALQISAQLENLNEFYTIGEDFRWYIKLKCCNCGEETPEFVYCSLGDTYPAPHGKSSCSLILKCKLCKRENSLDIIKDSLCSYTSEDSGKFKTILVFDCRGVTPIDFSPRVGWEAVGLESDTSFADIDLSSSTFFSSGMV, encoded by the exons Atg aAAACAGCCCTTCAAATCAGTGCACAATTGGAAAATCTAAATGAGTTTTATACGATTGGAGAAGACTTTCGATGGTACATCAAG TTAAAATGCTGTAACTGTGGTGAAGAGACTCCAGAGTTTGTGTACTGTTCACTTGGT GACACTTATCCTGCTCCTCATGGGAAAAGTAGTTGCAGTTTGATTCTGAAGTGTAAATTATGCAAAAGGGAAAACTCTCTag ATATTATTAAGGACTCATTGTGCAGTTACACCAGTGAGGATTCTGggaaatttaaaactattttggtaTTTGATTGCAGGGGTGTCACTCCCATAGATTTTTCACCCAGA GTTGGTTGGGAAGCTGTTGGTTTGGAATCAGACACTAGCTTCGCTGACATAGACCTAAGTAGTAGT
- the LOC106064961 gene encoding phenolphthiocerol/phthiocerol polyketide synthase subunit C-like produces the protein MSFQREQIAIVGISCKVPGADNVEQYWKLLENGENHVIDIPKERWNNDAFYDPDPHAIGKSYVRRAGLLKDPIAFDNKLFNINDFEADQMDPQQRYVLECTFRALEDAGIAREKLAGSNTGVYVGAMNGDYRGLFTAKSPIVGNYTVTGISNSIIAARISFVFDLRGPSMTLDTACSSALLAIHIGAQALRTGDCDMALCGGTNFLMSPDVFVHLSKAHMVSPTGQCFAFSDSADGYTRGEGCGMVILKRLKDALRDGDRIWATIETGSNQDGHTVTPISAPSGDQQIKLLDQVYKNSGVDVGKIDYIEAHGTGTSAGDPVEANALGKFFQECGAVRHRYIGSVKTNLGHLESAAGTAGLIKVLLMMKHSKIVPSLFFDRPNPKINFPDMNLSVPTQVVNWQSQNKVACVNSFGFGGTNCHAVVMEYEDHMSRQNSMVEQKNIPCVVCFSAKHEKSLKGSIEDFVNHPDVSTLDVHDVSYTSTVRRDHYNVRFSTVVEDMAELISKLNDHLHKGAKGANIVRKARVIFVFGGMGTSWKGMCKDMLEMSNDFRNTIQEIDSYLSEYVAWSLISMFEKEDDLDDPEVSPIAIFACQVALARLWSSLGVAPACVVGQSVGEVAGAHFAGVLTLKDAVKIIFYRTSLMARVKGGKMFVVRNLPVDRVKDIVKNYSGLANVSLEYSPIACSVSGNADTITKIKQDIQTKARALNTQVQMIDLQVPVAYHTHHVESCKIPLREAIVDIKPKSPEVDMYSSVTSDLVNGPLGPDYWVNNMREPVRFYEAVQKSFAKGYKNVYIEIGPKPVMRAHANDIFPKDEVATVVSMSKPPAWKIFLQALCSAYDLGCKVEWANIPHEGNIVTPIPRYSFNLRRNLQLCESAHMVLAGVHYMRKEHPFLNKVDTTDDYKIMVTQMTFPSVYDHIVSGMLIIPGAFYAETGFAVALHSSTMDAPLYSVAVRFEQPCSFTRDAAVELDLLISKAPPKGYGVDKFESYNIAVVKGNKTFANIHLQAHNMRGHPSIINIRHIQGRCQQIVDREEIYGTLKSFGFTYGPGYSLLMYAQRSSQECLAKIFVPKAMFIEIAGTTIHPSILDGMIQTSVILMDGVDDARDLLPRSIGKLTSYRKTEDEMYIYTTLKSTDRKVTLYDIKLTTLCGEIIADLEDLAIKSLTDKSGGVENMYTCIWKPVGTKFPHHETKKPNVLFITDNIPENTPASLLKKCILYEVMGDPGATVVKDMELLLKNKMKEFEFIVLTSNTTISDSQDAFNVQTKTLNLCMLLKDIYTYAVEKTLTLPIYFFTKRAFPFENGPPEPESVNPIMTALWGMTRCALREQVYTDVVTIDLHLPEETSTQLIYLSSIAEIINSDQTLRNYPEWMVTSDTMYVNQFVQVESETPVPTFRHNFADKSQNVILLSKEPMVLTDTFPVYHETQIKDETHPHVQIDVSATAFQNPLLYNMSMLYSVMEKRRTMKGNGYPLFALENIGPAQGKALSKKLKRYSIPAISCYPAPVGSKIKVPIGATIPANLIADYVPGDLTRFVLLWSLKDLVVTKSATILASSATARLGEVLVCLLMSRKKPKPLNINIVVVEELNNVESLNETVLSLVLMDETIVSLVARRWMQPKYYISLVSLLQPVARAPLSFFLPTVEIQLLDTADVFHPQNLTKIVPKIKKWMRHHSALMPRVSECLHKNPITTGVFKDAAADLDELLEVQITKMNSSVVRVEKSELFRKDAVYIVVGGLTGLGWLFVKFLTQNGAGNIAILNRRQATVEKMSEISQLAASQNCTIKAFQADVTHMESLKSFMSLLQQAFQDLVIKGVFFGAAVVDDQLLVQVDPNSFAKVMSPKVMGAWNFHQLTKELPLDYFVLHSSVTSVIGNAGQASYGVGNAFMDGLSHYRRHLKLSGQSINWGALDLGMLNDYSEAKKILESQGFILLSEEDIASVIFIILLLDWGQILPCKFDNEVLLKRLKRDMLVPFQYRLKTMLGSAAEEVKIEQDILLALQTARDLPPEQRVEIYERYVIALASQVLSAEDGSFKSDTNLVDQGMDSIVAMTMINQIYKEVHCRLPAIVFISGDPTVRTIAQAIDDVLSGKLAEGSEFGPDYDQPAIENGSNEEKKDLKIMETQPPKKKISFTASIIESSQLAIYKRHPRKQSLHGVVDVDIPADKKDPETVKNVILKVLLMHPTACTVFKEALSKRSSLMNFEKQILAAEEVIDFRIAKIEADELQTFSEEAFDVKEKGPLRFVLHLGQKLFLRIVYHKASFDFKAMMLFLQDLVAAFDLKMKPPIIENEKLDKILMQSEKLNIELDKVYKSKSETFAQFWSKALSQDVANTSLHGPRSQFPPKPMVATNAVLRAVLTSELTQKITNFIRFHHVSLLGLVTGAYQALLHIVTGKSTVSLMFPVDLRRFISDLDSDVANFCNEIPLIAKFDEDSKMTTQEFIIENNKRVQQSIDNGVLPFTSFQGLAERTMEMFDLSPHGISIDMISDSDMARDGPVRSIPAMLPMGLETNLLVQHNLFQGVIILNLGYKECVMSGARADVLLKNMISLLTSILTNPGLQLRQIKKYTKGISFKAEKRSPCAVQ, from the exons TCCTATAGCTTTTGACAACAAACTGTTTAACATCAATGATTTCGAGGCCGATCAAATGGATCCACAACAGAGATACGTTTTGGAGTGTACATTCCGAGCACTGGAGGATGCTGGGATAGCACGAGAGAAGCTGGCAGGCTCTAATACTGGAGTTTATGTTG GGGCCATGAATGGAGACTACAGGGGTCTGTTTACAGCCAAGTCTCCAATCGTAGGAAACTACACTGTAACAGGCATCTCCAACAGCATTATAGCTGCTAGAATCTCCTTTGTCTTTGACTTGCGAGGTCCCTCAATGACTCTGGACACAGCCTGCTCGTCTGCTCTGCTGGCCATACACATTGGGGCCCAGGCCTTAAGAACAG GTGATTGTGACATGGCTCTGTGTGGCGGCACTAACTTCCTCATGTCACCAGACGTCTTTGTCCACTTAAGTAAAGCTCATATGGTCTCTCCCACTGGTCAGTGTTTTGCCTTCTCCGACAGCGCAGATGGTTACACCAGGGGAGAAGGGTGTGGAATGGTCATTCTCAAAAGATTAAAAGAT GCCCTTCGAGATGGAGACAGAATCTGGGCAACCATTGAAACAGGCTCCAATCAAGACGGGCACACAGTGACACCGATATCGGCGCCATCTGGCGACCAACAAATTAAACTTCTTGATCAAGTCTACAAGAATTCAGGAGTTGATGTTGGAAAAATTGACTACATCGAAGCTCATG GTACTGGAACATCAGCAGGAGACCCCGTGGAAGCCAATGCACTTGGAAAGTTTTTTCAAGAGTGTGGAGCTGTGCGCCATAGATATATAGGATCTGTGAAGACCAATCTAGGTCATCTGGAATCAGCGGCAGGTACTGCTGGACTTATCAAAGTACTGCTTATGATGAAACATTCCAAAATTGTACCGTCACTTTTTTTCGACAGGCCGAATCCCAAAATTAACTTTCCAGATATGAACCTGAGTGTTCCGACTCAGGTGGTCAACTGGCAGAGCCAGAACAAGGTGGCTTGCGTCAACTCATTTGGTTTTGGGGGCACGAACTGCCACGCGGTGGTGATGGAGTATGAAGATCACATGTCTAGACAAAACAGTATGGTGGAACAGAAGAACATCCCATGTGTTGTCTGCTTCTCAGCCAAGCACGAGAAATCTCTAAAAGGAAGCATCGAAGACTTTGTGAACCATCCGGATGTTAGCACGCTAGATGTCCATGACGTATCGTACACATCAACTGTTCGAAGGGACCACTACAACGTTCGTTTCTCCACCGTCGTTGAAGACATGGCAGAGTTGATCTCCAAGCTGAACGATCACCTGCACAAAGGTGCCAAGGGAGCAAACATTGTGCGCAAGGCAAGAGTAATATTTGTCTTTGGTGGCATGGGGACATCTTGGAAAGGAATGTGCAAAGACATGTTGGAAATGAGCAACGACTTTCGAAACACCATTCAAGAAATTGACAGCTATCTTTCAGAGTATGTTGCCTGGTCACTCATAAGTATGTTCGAAAAGGAAGATGACTTAGACGATCCTGAAGTTTCACCGATAGCTATTTTCGCTTGCCAAGTTGCTCTCGCTAGATTATGGAGCAGCCTTGGCGTTGCTCCAGCCTGTGTGGTTGGGCAGTCAGTTGGAGAGGTAGCTGGGGCCCACTTTGCAGGGGTGCTAACTTTGAAAGATGCAGTTAAGATCATTTTCTATCGTACATCTTTAATGGCTCGCGTTAAAggtggtaaaatgtttgtagtgaGGAACTTGCCCGTAGACAGGGTGAAGGATATTGTCAAGAATTATTCTGGACTAGCCAACGTTTCATTGGAGTACAGCCCCATTGCTTGTTCTGTTAGTGGGAATGCAGACACAATCACAAAAATCAAGCAAGATATTCAGACCAAAGCAAGAGCCCTTAATACTCAAGTACAAATGATAGATTTACAGGTTCCCGTCGCATATCATACCCACCACGTTGAAAGCTGCAAAATACCTCTTCGAGAGGCTATTGTGGACATCAAACCCAAATCTCCAGAGGTAGACATGTACTCCAGTGTAACTAGTGATCTGGTTAATGGACCACTGGGACCTGATTACTGGGTGAACAACATGAGAGAGCCTGTCAGATTTTATGAGGCCGTGCAGAAAAGCTTTGCCAAAGGTTACAAAAATGTGTACATTGAGATAGGCCCAAAGCCAGTGATGAGAGCTCATGCTAATGACATATTCCCAAAGGACGAAGTCGCAACAGTGGTCTCCATGTCAAAACCACCAGCATGGAAAATCTTTTTGCAAGCACTGTGCAGTGCGTACGATCTGGGCTGTAAAGTAGAATGGGCAAACATTCCACACGAGGGAAATATTGTAACGCCTATCCCTCGCTACAGCTTTAATCTGAGAAGAAACCTTCAGCTGTGTGAGTCTGCACACATGGTGCTTGCAGGGGTTCACTACATGAGAAAAGAACACCCATTTCTAAACAAAGTGGACACAACAGATGACTACAAAATCATGGTGACACAGATGACATTCCCTTCCGTTTATGACCATATCGTGTCAGGAATGTTGATCATCCCTGGTGCATTCTATGCAGAAACTGGTTTTGCTGTGGCTTTGCACAGCAGCACAATGGATGCTCCGTTGTACTCAGTAGCAGTCAGGTTTGAACAGCCATGTTCATTTACACGGGACGCCGCGGTTGAGCTTGATCTTCTGATTTCGAAAGCACCTCCCAAAGGTTATGGCGTGGACAAGTTTGAAAGCTACAACATCGCCGTtgtaaaaggaaacaaaacttttGCCAACATTCACCTGCAGGCTCACAACATGAGAGGTCATCCATCCATCATCAATATTCGACACATTCAAGGTCGATGCCAACAGATAGTAGACAGAGAAGAAATTTACGGCACTCTGAAGAGTTTTGGATTCACTTATGGACCTGGGTATTCTCTTCTCATGTACGCGCAGAGAAGCTCCCAGGAGTGTCTCGCTAAAATATTTGTCCCCAAAGCCATGTTTATTGAAATAGCAGGCACTACTATCCACCCTTCTATCTTGGATGGAATGATTCAGACATCGGTTATTTTGATGGACGGCGTGGACGACGCAAGAGATTTGCTCCCAAGATCAATTGGCAAGCTGACATCTTACAGGAAAACCGAGGATGAGATGTACATCTACACCACACTCAAAAGCACTGACCGAAAGGTGACTCTTTATGACATAAAACTGACCACTCTGTGTGGTGAGATTATTGCTGACCTGGAAGACCTGGCCATCAAGTCCTTAACAGATAAATCTGGTGGTGTCGAGAATATGTACACATGTATATGGAAACCAGTCGGCACCAAATTTCCACATCACGAAACAAAGAAACCCAACGTGCTATTCATAACTGATAATATCCCAGAGAACACACCAGCGTCCCTTCTGAAGAAATGCATCCTATACGAAGTAATGGGTGATCCTGGGGCAACTGTAGTCAAAGACATGGAACTGCTACTGAAGAACAAAATGAAGGAATTTGAGTTTATTGTACTAACCAGCAACACCACTATCAGTGACTCTCAAGACGCATTTAATGTCCAGACAAAAACTTTAAACCTATGCATGCTTCTGAAAGATATTTATACATACGCCGTGGAAAAGACACTGACGCttccaatttactttttcacaaAAAGGGCTTTTCCATTTGAAAATGGGCCCCCTGAGCCTGAAAGCGTAAACCCAATAATGACAGCTTTATGGGGAATGACTAGGTGCGCCCTCAGGGAGCAGGTGTACACGGACGTTGTAACAATCGACCTTCACCTCCCAGAGGAAACAAGTacacaattgatatatctctcCTCTATAGCCGAAATCATCAACAGTGACCAGACTCTAAGGAACTATCCGGAATGGATGGTAACGTCAGACACAATGTATGTTAATCAGTTTGTTCAAGTGGAGTCGGAAACACCAGTGCCAACTTTTAGACACAACTTTGCTGACAAGTCTCAGAATGTGATATTGTTAAGCAAGGAGCCGATGGTTTTAACGGATACTTTTCCAGTCTACCATGAAACTCAGATAAAAGACGAGACACATCCACATGTACAGATTGACGTCTCAGCCACAGCTTTTCAAAACCCTCTTCTCTACAACATGTCCATGCTCTACAGCGTGATGGAGAAACGCAGAACTATGAAAGGCAATGGTTATCCTCTGTTCGCTCTGGAAAATATAGGACCAGCTCAAGGAAAGGCATTAAGCAAAAAACTAAAAAGGTACAGCATCCCTGCAATATCTTGTTACCCTGCCCCAGTTGGTTCTAAAATTAAAGTGCCCATTGGCGCAACTATTCCTGCCAACTTGATTGCAGATTATGTACCTGGAGACCTAACTAGATTCGTTTTGTTGTGGTCTCTTAAAGATTTGGTTGTCACAAAAAGCGCTACTATTCTCGCATCATCTGCTACTGCTAGACTAGGAGAGGTCTTGGTGTGCTTGCTCATGAGTAGAAAAAAGCCGAAGCCTTTGAACATAAATATTGTTGTGGTTGAAGAGTTGAACAACGTCGAGTCTTTAAATGAAACAGTTCTCTCTCTTGTCTTAATGGACGAGACTATAGTCTCGTTAGTTGCAAGAAGGTGGATGCAGCCTAAATACTACATTTCCTTGGTATCTCTTCTCCAGCCAGTAGCAAGGGCTCCCCTATCGTTCTTCCTACCAACGGTGGAAATTCAACTTCTGGACACCGCGGACGTCTTCCACCCTCAGAATTTGACAAAAATTgttccaaaaataaaaaaatggatgaGACACCACTCAGCATTGATGCCTAGGGTGTCAGAATGTCTTCACAAAAATCCAATCACTACAGGTGTGTTCAAAGACGCTGCAGCTGACTTGGACGAACTTTTAGAAGTTCAAATAACAAAGATGAACAGCTCTGTAGTGAGAGTGGAGAAATCTGAACTTTTCAGAAAGGATGCGGTTTACATAGTTGTTGGAGGTCTCACAGGACTTGGTTGGCTTTTTGTGAAGTTCTTGACCCAAAATGGAGCCGGAAACATTGCAATACTTAACAGACGACAGGCTACAGTTGAGAAAATGAGTGAAATATCTCAACTGGCTGCATCACAGAACTGCACTATAAAAGCATTTCAAGCTGACGTAACACATATGGAGTCTCTTAAAAGCTTCATGTCTTTGTTACAACAAGCGTTTCAAGATTTAGTAATTAAAGGCGTTTTCTTTGGGGCAGCAGTTGTTGATGATCAATTATTGGTGCAAGTTGACCCGAATAGTTTTGCCAAAGTGATGTCTCCAAAAGTAATGGGTGCTTGGAATTTTCACCAACTAACAAAAGAGCTTCCTctggattattttgttttgcattccTCCGTTACTTCAGTTATTGGCAATGCTGGGCAGGCTAGTTACGGGGTTGGAAATGCTTTTATGGACGGCCTCTCTCATTACCGTAGACACTTGAAGCTTTCGGGTCAAAGCATTAACTGGGGAGCTCTAGATCTAGGAATGCTCAACGATTATAGTGAAGCTAAAAAGATCTTAGAATCTCAGGGATTCATTCTTCTCAGTGAAGAGGACATTGCGTCTGTCATATTTATCATACTTCTTCTTGACTGGGGTCAGATACTGCCTTGCAAGTTCGATAACGAAGTACTTCTCAAAAGGTTGAAAAGAGACATGCTGGTACCATTTCAATATCGCCTCAAGACCATGCTTGGCTCTGCGGCCGAGGAAGTCAAGATAGAACAGGATATTCTTCTGGCATTGCAAACAGCACGCGACCTCCCTCCTGAACAGAGAGTTGAAATTTATGAACGTTACGTGATAGCCCTAGCCAGCCAGGTTCTAAGCGCTGAAGACGGATCATTCAAATCTGACACAAACCTCGTGGACCAGGGGATGGATTCCATAGTAGCCATGACAATGATCAATCAGATATACAAAGAGGTTCACTGTCGTCTACCTGCTATAGTCTTTATCAGTGGAGACCCAACAGTTAGGACCATTGCTCAAGCAATCGATGATGTTCTCTCAGGCAAGCTTGCTGAAGGTTCAGAATTTGGTCCAGATTATGATCAACCGGCAATAGAAAATGGTTCaaatgaagaaaagaaagatttaaaaattatggAAACGCAAccaccaaagaaaaaaatcagcTTTACCGCATCAATAATAGAATCAAGCCAGCTGGCCATATACAAGAGACACCCTAGAAAACAAAGTCTGCACGGGGTGGTGGATGTAGACATTCCAGCAGATAAAAAAGACCCTGAAACTGTTAAAAACGTTATTCTCAAAGTTTTGTTAATGCACCCTACAGCGTGTACAGTGTTCAAAGAAGCTCTATCAAAACGAAGCAGTCTGATGAATTTTGAGAAGCAGATCTTAGCAGCAGAGGAAGTCATTGATTTCAGAATCGCCAAGATAGAGGCTGACGAGCTGCAAACATTTTCTGAGGAGGCTTTTGATGTAAAAGAGAAAGGCCCGCTTCGATTTGTTCTTCATTTAggacaaaaattgtttttaagaaTCGTATATCATAAGGCAAGTTTTGATTTTAAAGCTATGATGCTGTTCCTTCAGGACCTTGTCGCAGCATTCGATCTTAAAATGAAACCACCAATAATCGAGAATGAGAAACTCGATAAAATATTGATGCAATCGGAAAAGTTGAATATTGAATTGGACAAAGTGTATAAATCAAAATCAGAGACATTCGCCCAGTTCTGGTCCAAAGCTCTCAGTCAGGACGTGGCCAACACGTCTCTTCATGGACCACGGAGCCAGTTCCCGCCAAAACCAATGGTAGCTACAAACGCAGTCTTGAGAGCCGTCTTAACTTCAGAGCTAACACAGAAAATAACCAACTTCATCCGTTTCCATCATGTTTCTCTTCTCGGTTTAGTCACTGGTGCTTACCAGGCTTTATTGCACATAGTAACTGGCAAGTCAACAGTCAGCCTTATGTTTCCCGTTGACCTCCGCAGATTCATCTCAGACCTGGACAGTGACGTGGCAAACTTTTGCAACGAGATTCCTTTAATTGCCAAGTTTGACGAAGACAGCAAGATGACCACTCAAGAATTTATCATCGAGAACAACAAACGCGTACAACAGAGCATCGATAATGGCGTTCTTCCATTCACTTCTTTCCAAGGCCTGGCTGAAAGAACAATGGAGATGTTTGATCTTAGTCCGCACGGGATAAGCATTGATATGATTTCCGACTCGGACATGGCAAGGGATGGTCCGGTCAGATCAATTCCTGCCATGTTGCCAATGGGGCTAGAGACCAACCTACTAGTTCAGCACAACCTCTTTCAAGGTGTCATCATCTTGAACCTGGGCTATAAAGAGTGTGTTATGAGCGGAGCAAGAGCAGATGTCTTACTCAAAAACATGATCAGTTTGCTCACAAGTATATTGACCAATCCAGGACTTCAGTTGCGGCAAATAAAAAAGTATACCAAAGGCATCAGCTTTAAAGCAGAGAAAAGGTCTCCATGTGCTGTACAGTAA